The following nucleotide sequence is from Leptolyngbya sp. SIO1E4.
AGCGTCTAAGGCATCCCCAACCACTATCTGCGCCCCTAGCGCCTCCAGTTGCACCCGAGTATCCGGTGTTCTGATCAAAGCAGTGACGGTGTGACCTCGTTGCCGCAGGCCCTTGACGACCTCAAAGCCAACACCTCGACTGGCACCTGCAACAAAGTAATGAGTGGAAATGGGCGCATTCATAGGGTAGACATCCAAATTTTTACAGCAAAGGACGGTAATCTTACCTTTGACCGTCCAGACAAATCGGTAAAATCATAAGAGCAGTTGATGATATGGATATTGATGATCCCAACCGTCATTGAGCAGTCTGGTCGCGGTGAACGCGCCTTTGATATTTATTCTCGCCTGTTGCGAGAGCGCATCGTATTTCTAGGGCAGGAAGTCACAGCAGATTCCGCAAATCTCATCGTGGCGCAAATGCTTTTTTTAGAAGCTGAAGACCCCGAGAAAGATATCTACCTCTACATCAACTCGCCAGGAGGGTCGGTGACAGCTGGGTTAGGGATTTATGACACCATAAATCATATTCGCCCGGATGTTTGCACTATCTGTGTTGGGCTAGCTGCCAGCATGGGTGCATTTCTACTCACCGCGGGCAAAAAGGGGAAGCGCATGAGTCTTCCTAACTCCCGCATCATGATTCACCAGCCGTTGGGGGGGGCCCAAGGGCAAGCAACCGACATTGAAATTCAGGCAAAAGAGATTCTCTATCTGAAAGAGATGTTGAACAAAGCTCTGGCAGAAAACACGGAGCAGCCTTTAGAGAAAATTGTTGCTGATACCGAGCGAGATTTCTTCATGTCGCCTCAAGAGGCCCTAGACTATGGCTTGATTGACCAAGTGATTGATCGTCACTCGGTAGGTAGTCGCCCCATGGCAGTAAATTAGGGAAACAATACCGAGGGACAATAGACCTGTTTACTGGCCGTCAACGAACGGTGGAGGTTGAGTCGGTAGCTGTTGATTATCTCTGGTAGCTTCATCTACTGACCATCCTGAGGAGTTGGCAACGATTCCAAATGCAGCAGAAAGGCGAGCAGTTCTTCGTCCGTTAGGTCATGGCGTGATCGCTTACCGCAGTTTCTTTCTAAGTATTCGCGCCCATCTGCCACCGACCACCCCAAACGACGTAATTCCACATCGGTCTGGGCAATAACATCTGACAGGTTGACGGGAGACGGAAGCATTTCGATCGCAGGCAGGTCTGGAGTTTGGGGTGATCCCTGAGCAGGCTTTTCTGGGGTAGATCTGACGGCGGTCTGCTTTGCCGTAGGTTTTGAAGCGGTAGCGGGTTTACTGGCAGGCTGAGACAGTGAATTGGAACCGGCCAGCGCTGGGGTAGCCGCGGCCTCTGCATCTGGTTCAGAGGTGGCAACATCGGTAGGGGATAGAGGGCGAGGCTGCCCACCCCCGTTATTGGCTTTATCTTCAGCTTCTCTATCCAGCGCTGGGGTTGCCAGAGGCAAAGGTGAGATGACTGAAGGGGCAACTGGCATGTCTTCTGAGCCCGCTCCCTCTAAGCCAAACCCTTGGAGGGCTCTTTGACGGGCCCGATCTTCTGCAATCTCTATAGTTGTATCTGCGGCGAGGCCTGTGCTGGCACCAGCTGACTGGGTTTGAAGGGTGACTTTGACCACAAATTGATTGTCATGCACCATCAGCAACTCGCTGATCATTGTGGTGGCTGGATAGCGATCGCGAAACTGTTTTAGAGAAACAACCATCGCAGCCTCAAACAAGACCTCTCGACAGGGTATCTGCTTATGCAACCAGGCGCTTGGCTAGGCACCTGGGTCAGCTAGCCTTAGGCTGACGAGGGTTTGTCACAACAAGATTAAATTGCCAGCCTGGTAGGCTTTCGACCTTTTCTGCCAAACGGCGTAAGTCTGCAGAACCATTCAGGGTTAAATTTGGGCGCGATCGGACATCTGCCACTACGACTTCTTCTTCGCCTTTAGCAATTAGCCCGATCGAACATCCCTTCAATACCTGGGGTAAATCTTCATCGGTGGGATAAAGCACAACGTCATAACCCGCACAACGATACTCGCGCACTAATCGCAGCAAACGCCGATGTTCCAAGGGGGTTTCAAATGACCGACCTTTCATGACGACTCTATCGCCTCAGTTCACACTTTCAGGGTTTCTTAGAAGATCCACCTTAACATGCAAAAACTCTTCGCCTTTGCAAAAACCATCAGCCAGCGCTGGAGACATGCCCTTGATACGAAAAGATCCGTTCAAGTTACGGCGGCGGTTATCTAAATCGGCAATTTGATAATCGTCAACATAGATAACGCCATTCAATGCATCCAGCACAGGTTTAATGATACGCTCACTATCCAGATTCTCGCCTACATTCTCAGGTGGCGCATCATAAAAATGGGTGATCTTTACTGAAAGTTTATCGGTCAATGGAGCCTGACCGTCCCAGCAGAACTGAGCGGTTGCTCTTACATGCTCCCGCCAAGCCTTTAAGGCGCTTTTATCCTTGGCTCGGTGAGGTACTGGCTTGCCAATAATCACGAAATCGAAAGGCAGCACAAACCTAGTCTCTGATGGCGATTAATGATGAAGCGGTAGAGCAACAGCACCCCAATAAACCCTAACCCCACAATGCAGCCAGGGTGAAAGCATATACAAACCTTATTGTCAAGCTTTGATATCTATCATAGGCTAGACCGCTCAGTTTGTGGTGGCGAATTGTGTCAGCTGATTGGGGTGGCTGACAGGGCAAATAGGTCGTCAATTAAAATTGACGCCACCCTTTTCCCGAAACGTTAGCCCAGTCAATTATGCTGGAACCCCAGCCGCTGCGAGGGTCAGGACTTCAACGCCATCCCCCGTAACCGTAACCGTATGCTCAAATTGGGCCGTTAACTTACGATCCGCAGTCACTGCAGTCCACCCATCAGCCAGCACTTCAACTTCGTGAGTCCCGACGTTGATCATGGGTTCAATGGTAAAAACCATGCCCTTCCGCAGTTTTTTGCCTTTACCGGCAGTGCCGTAATGGGGAACTTGGGGTGCGGTGTGAAATATGCGATGGACACCGTGGCCAACAAAATCACGGACAACAGAGAACCCTTCTGCCTCGGCATATGTCTGAATGGCAGCTCCGATGTCTCCAATTCTGGCACCTGGTTTGACGGCACGAATGCCTTGCCACATACATTCCTGGGTGACTTCAACCAGTTTTCTGGCTAGGGGTGAAGGGTTACCGACCAAAAAAGTTCGCGACGTGTCCCCGTGATAGCCATCTAGAATAGGCGTGACATCAATGTTGATAATATCCCCGTCCCTGAGCACTTGGTCAGCACTCGGGATACCGTGGCATACAACTTCATTGACGCTGGTGCAGATAGACTTTGGAAAAGGCATTACCGTCCCTGCATATCCCAAAGGGGCGCTTTTGGCACCGTGCTTTTGCGTCCATTTCTCTGCGGCATCATTGAGAGCGAGGGTAGTTACTCCAGGCTTAACCATTGGTTCCAGGTAGTCCAACAGTTTGGCCGCAAGCTTCCCAGCCTGGCGCATTTTATCAAGTTCTCGGCGCGATAGCAGCGTAATGACTTCTTGCTGTTCCACAGTGCTTAATTTTGCATATTTTAAAACAAGGCTACTATCTACTGTAACTTTCTAATGCCCTATTGAGCACGTGATCAGCTTGACAGCCCTTAGGAATTCGCTAACCTACAGATAAATTTCTGAGATATGTGTGCACCTCTATGCGTCTTTGGCTATTGTGTTGTGCCTTACTTTTTATAGTGGCCAAGGGATATGACTGGATCACTCACCAGATCTGGTTTCAGTTTCCTGATTTATCACTGCCGTGGATAGTGCTCGGGGGTATTGGCTTAGCGATCGCGTCCAATCGTGTCGATTTCAAACCCACTTCACATCAGAGTGTCGACGCATCAGCACCTTTACCTGACTTATCTGGCGTTGCTGAAGCCAACCCGATGGTGCCACCAGCGGAACACCCGATCGCACCTGTCCCCCCTCGGGCTGAGGCTAAACAGACATCGATTTCTTTCGAGATTGCATCAAAAGAGCGATCGCTCCCTTAACGCTATCGCAGGCGGCAAAGCCAGAAACGGCCTTTATGGCCTTTGTAGATGTCTATACCGGGCTTGAGGGGCATCAAGGCGATACCCTGACGTCTCCGCCCACTTGGAATAGCCATTGCGCTCATGGAAAGCAAAAGATATCGCATCTCTGCTATCAGGTTTTGGGTAAACCAGATGCGGAATAGAAGGCCTTCCTAACCCTGCCTCAGCCGCTCGTCATTGCTTACAAGCTTTTCAAAATATTGAGGGCCTCTGTAATGTGAGCTTTGGGGTTGAACTGGGAGTTGAAGATATGCCTAACAATTCCATCCTGATCGACAACGTACGTGACTCGACCGGGCAACAGACCTAGAGTGGCAGGTACACCATAGGCTTTACGCGTTTTAGATCCCTGATCGCTGACAAGGATGAATGGCAGGTTGTGCTTACGGGCAAAGGTTTGGTGAGACGCAATAGAATCACTGCTAATGCCAATCACCTCTGCCCCCAGTTCTTTGAAGGCTTCGTAGCTGTCTCGAAAGGTGCAAGATTCCACCGTGCACCCGGGCGTATCGTCTTTAGGATAAAAGTAGAGCACCACAGGCTTTTGCCCCTTAAATTGCCCTAGACTCACCGACTCACCAGACTGAGCCGGCAAGGAGAAATCGGGGGCTGTATCACCAACCTTAATTGCCATGGTAGAAATCACCTCGCCGAATGGAACTGAAGTTGTTAACTTTTTATAAGTTTACTTTGACGACATTTTTCTTTGATGAAGGTTCTGATTTGGTTTAGAAACGATTTGCGTCTCCACGATCATGAGCCCCTCTACGATGCTCTCAGGATGGGGGCTCAGGTGATTCCGGTTTATTGTTTTGATCCCCGTCAGTTTGGTAAAACTGCGTTCGGATTTCCTAAAACTGGAAAATTTAGAGCCAAGTTTTTAATCGAAAGCGTTGCAGACCTGCGCAACTCGCTGCAGCGACTAGGGAGCGATCTGATTGTTAGCTTGGGCAAACCGGAAGAAATCTTGCCGATTTTAGCTACTCAGGCTCAGGTCGAGGCCGTTTACTGGCACGAAGAAGTGACCGCTGAAGAAACAACGATTGAAGAGGCCGTCGCGAGCAAGCTAGAAACGCTAGGGCTGACGGTGCAGACCTATTGGGGTTCCACCCTCTACCATCCCGATGATCTGCCGTTTCCGATCAAGAAATTGCCAGATGTGTTCACGAAGTTTCGCAAAAAGGTGGAGCAATACAGCAGCGTGTATGAGGCGTTCCCAGCCCCAAAGCAACTGTTACCGCTACCAGCCAGCCTGGATCCCGGAGCCGTCCCGACGCTAGCTGATTTGGGGTTGGAGCGCCCCACCCAGGACGATCGCGCCGTTCTTTCTTTTTACGGGGGAGAAACGGCTGGTCTGGCTCGGCTGCAGCACTACATTTGGGATGCAGACTGCCTTAAACGCTACAAGCAGACCCGTAACGGTATGCTGGGGGCGGATTATTCTTCCAAGTTCTCTCCCTGGCTAGCGTTGGGATGTTTGTCTCCTCGCCGGATTTACCAAGCTGTGCAGGAGTATGAAGTTGATCGCATCAAAAACGATTCAACCTACTGGCTAATCTTTGAGCTGCTGTGGCGAGACTATTTTCGATTTGTATGCGCCAAACAGGGCGATCGCGTCTTTTATGCCTCCGGTTTACGGGGCCTAAACATTGCCTGGAAGCAAGATTGGCAAAGATTTGATGCATGGTGCCAGGGAATCACCGGATATCCCCTCATCGACGCCAATATGCAAGAACTGGCTGCAACTGGTTTTATGTCTAATCGGGGTCGCCAAAATGTTGCCAGCTTTTTAACCAAGAACCTCGGTATTGATTGGCGCATGGGTGCGGAGTGGTTCGAGTCCTTGCTGGTGGACTACGACGTGTGCAGTAATTGGGGCAACTGGAACTACACCGCAGGCGTTGGTAATGACGCCCGCGGGTTTCGGTATTTCAATATCCCTAAACAGGCCAAAGATTACGACCCCCAAGGCCAATATGTGAAACATTGGCTGTCGGCGCTCAAACAGATTCCTGCAGCTAAAGTTCACTCGCCATGGACGCTGCAATCTATAGAGCAGAAGCGATTTAAGGTGCACCTGGGGGTAGATTATCCACACCCCATCGTGGACTTGCAAAAATCTGTGAAAGCCAATGAAAAACTCTACCAGGCGGCTTTAGATCACCTTAGTTGAGGGCTTCGGGGAGTTTTCTGAGCGACCGATTAGGAGAGCCCGTTTCTCGGTGAGAATTTCTCCCACGGGTGCGATCGCGGTCGCTGGGTAGGCAATGTAGGATAGACAGCGAGTGGCAGCAATTGAGAGGGATAACAACGATGTTTCTAGATGAACTCACACCGTTTGTAGAAGAGTTAACCCGTCAGCCAGTGGCTTTCTTAGGCGGGTTTGTATCGGGTATCTTGCGCTTGAACCTGAGCGAAGATCCGGTCAGGGGATGGCTAGAAAAGCAGAACGTCAGTGTGCCTGACCCTAAGGCACACGCGAACGGTTCTGACTCCAACAATGGCCCCCAAAAAATTTCAATTGACTAGCTAGCCCCATAGGTCAGTGCTGCTCCGGTGCAGAGCACCGGTTAGCTAGCGGGCTGAAGTTGATTGAGCCAGGCCACAATCTGCTGCCAGCGAGGATGAACGGTCGGGGCTTGGGTATCTGCAGGGGCTGGAAGCACCTTGAGGGCGCGACGATAATCTGCGATCGCGCCATTCCAGTCCCCCCGCAGATGATAAGTACGGCCTCGCTCTGCATAAATTTCGCCCGCAAATTGGCGAAAGGCCAACGCCTCTTCAAACCCATCCAAAGCGGCATCATAGCGGCGTAACTCACGCAACGTTACGGCTCTGTTAATGCGTGCCCGCACGTGAAAGGGATTCAGATCGATGGCGCGATCGTAGTCCTCAATCGCACTTTCTTTGGCGCCCTGGGCTGCGTAATAGTTGGCCCGATTATTGTAAGAGCTGGCTAAGGAAGGATCTAAGGCGATCGCGCGGTTGAAATCTAACAATGCTTTACGGGGTTCGTTATTCCATAGATGCAGCAATCCTCGATTGCTATAATCTGCAGCATTACTGGGATAAGTCGCTAACAGCTGGTTGAGTACCGCGATCGCATAGACATACTCTTTCCGTCTTGCAGCAGACAATGCGCGCTGCCGCATCTGCGTCATAGATTCCTGTAAGGAGTCGTCTGGGTACTGGCACTGGGTAGGAGATCGAAAAGCTCTAGTTTCAGCACTCATATGGTCTGATTCGGAACAGGTTCGACGGGCCATAGCCGCTTCCTCCAAGGGCGTCGGGTGATGTGTGATGCACGCGTCAGTCTTTATGCTTGGTCTCTTCGAGTGCTTTGAACGAGAGGCCTGCTTAATTGGCCCAACACTGATAAAGAGTCCCCCCTTACTCCGGCATATTTACATCAGCGACTAATGAAACCAACCGAGGAAACCCGGAGGCAATATTGCTTACTCCCGAAACCTCGGTCGATTTGCCAGGAGTCGTCCGTAGGATTGCTGATGCAAGCAGCAATTCTTAACAAAAAACACAAGATCATCGGGGATTCTTTGAGTTTTCTTTACAATTATTCAGATTGAGTTTGCATAAAGCAACAGAGGCGGCTGCTATCGCAAAGGCTAAAACAGCTCGGCTGCAGACGTTTGTCTTATCGGTCAGGGCGATCAAGCCACGG
It contains:
- the clpP gene encoding ATP-dependent Clp endopeptidase proteolytic subunit ClpP; this encodes MIPTVIEQSGRGERAFDIYSRLLRERIVFLGQEVTADSANLIVAQMLFLEAEDPEKDIYLYINSPGGSVTAGLGIYDTINHIRPDVCTICVGLAASMGAFLLTAGKKGKRMSLPNSRIMIHQPLGGAQGQATDIEIQAKEILYLKEMLNKALAENTEQPLEKIVADTERDFFMSPQEALDYGLIDQVIDRHSVGSRPMAVN
- a CDS encoding RusA family crossover junction endodeoxyribonuclease — its product is MLPFDFVIIGKPVPHRAKDKSALKAWREHVRATAQFCWDGQAPLTDKLSVKITHFYDAPPENVGENLDSERIIKPVLDALNGVIYVDDYQIADLDNRRRNLNGSFRIKGMSPALADGFCKGEEFLHVKVDLLRNPESVN
- the map gene encoding type I methionyl aminopeptidase translates to MEQQEVITLLSRRELDKMRQAGKLAAKLLDYLEPMVKPGVTTLALNDAAEKWTQKHGAKSAPLGYAGTVMPFPKSICTSVNEVVCHGIPSADQVLRDGDIINIDVTPILDGYHGDTSRTFLVGNPSPLARKLVEVTQECMWQGIRAVKPGARIGDIGAAIQTYAEAEGFSVVRDFVGHGVHRIFHTAPQVPHYGTAGKGKKLRKGMVFTIEPMINVGTHEVEVLADGWTAVTADRKLTAQFEHTVTVTGDGVEVLTLAAAGVPA
- a CDS encoding peroxiredoxin gives rise to the protein MAIKVGDTAPDFSLPAQSGESVSLGQFKGQKPVVLYFYPKDDTPGCTVESCTFRDSYEAFKELGAEVIGISSDSIASHQTFARKHNLPFILVSDQGSKTRKAYGVPATLGLLPGRVTYVVDQDGIVRHIFNSQFNPKAHITEALNILKSL
- a CDS encoding DASH family cryptochrome, whose amino-acid sequence is MKVLIWFRNDLRLHDHEPLYDALRMGAQVIPVYCFDPRQFGKTAFGFPKTGKFRAKFLIESVADLRNSLQRLGSDLIVSLGKPEEILPILATQAQVEAVYWHEEVTAEETTIEEAVASKLETLGLTVQTYWGSTLYHPDDLPFPIKKLPDVFTKFRKKVEQYSSVYEAFPAPKQLLPLPASLDPGAVPTLADLGLERPTQDDRAVLSFYGGETAGLARLQHYIWDADCLKRYKQTRNGMLGADYSSKFSPWLALGCLSPRRIYQAVQEYEVDRIKNDSTYWLIFELLWRDYFRFVCAKQGDRVFYASGLRGLNIAWKQDWQRFDAWCQGITGYPLIDANMQELAATGFMSNRGRQNVASFLTKNLGIDWRMGAEWFESLLVDYDVCSNWGNWNYTAGVGNDARGFRYFNIPKQAKDYDPQGQYVKHWLSALKQIPAAKVHSPWTLQSIEQKRFKVHLGVDYPHPIVDLQKSVKANEKLYQAALDHLS
- a CDS encoding tetratricopeptide repeat protein yields the protein MARRTCSESDHMSAETRAFRSPTQCQYPDDSLQESMTQMRQRALSAARRKEYVYAIAVLNQLLATYPSNAADYSNRGLLHLWNNEPRKALLDFNRAIALDPSLASSYNNRANYYAAQGAKESAIEDYDRAIDLNPFHVRARINRAVTLRELRRYDAALDGFEEALAFRQFAGEIYAERGRTYHLRGDWNGAIADYRRALKVLPAPADTQAPTVHPRWQQIVAWLNQLQPAS